A part of Silurus meridionalis isolate SWU-2019-XX chromosome 18, ASM1480568v1, whole genome shotgun sequence genomic DNA contains:
- the foxo3b gene encoding forkhead box protein O3B: MAQIASPEPESTLDVAIDPDFEPQKRPRSCTWPLPESSLVKPEPKDTYIIPEEEDDEEESAMAVSDGTADALSSSGDQDAEQVGSQSQVGAQARASEMNGQGVQQQQQQQQQTPRKSSSRRNAWGNLSYADLITKAIESTPDKRLTLSQIYDWMVRNVTYFKDKGDSNSSAGWKNSIRHNLSLHSRFVRVQNEGTGKSSWWMINPEGGRGGKAPRRRAVSMDNGNKYTKGARGRAAKKKATLQAAQEGSLENVSTGGLSKWPGSPTSRSSDELDSCWTDFRSRTNSNASTISGRLSPILANTELDEVPDDELGPPLSPMLYSSSSSLSPPSSSSSNSKQCPAELPRLGTMNLNDGLTDNHMGNLLENVTLAPSTQAGQDSSTFTFGSTTSTPGSSSSSPNGASSTGGFSNSIFGPSTGALRQTPMQTIQENKQSSFSSITCFGNTTLQELLNSDSLGSHSHSDVMMTQSDPLISQTSAAVASQSSRLRNGLMHPKDPMMSSFSSGFKGQNNLLQNNRHHQGSTAQTALHSLPKNGLPSLANDINNVVSAKQHLQQHSSMLLSETSVYSGLNGSNGTGISGTERFPTDLDLDIFNGSLDCDVDSIIRSDLMDADGLDFNFDALVQNGVSLNPVGSFNGTTQSSQSWVPG; the protein is encoded by the exons ATGGCTCAGATCGCGTCCCCCGAGCCCGAATCCACCCTGGACGTGGCGATCGACCCGGACTTTGAACCTCAAAAGCGGCCGAGGTCGTGCACTTGGCCGCTGCCGGAGTCCAGCTTGGTGAAGCCCGAGCCAAAGGACACGTACATCATCCCGGAGGAAGAGGATGACGAGGAGGAGAGCGCGATGGCTGTCAGCGATGGCACGGCCGACGCTTTGAGCTCGAGTGGAGACCAGGATGCGGAGCAGGTGGGATCTCAGAGCCAGGTCGGGGCGCAAGCGCGCGCGTCTGAGATGAACGGACAGGgcgtgcagcagcagcagcagcagcagcagcaaaccCCACGCAAGTCCTCGTCACGCAGGAACGCTTGGGGCAACCTCTCTTACGCGGACCTGATCACAAAAGCCATCGAAAGCACCCCGGACAAAAGACTGACCCTCTCCCAGATCTACGACTGGATGGTCAGAAATGTCACCTACTTCAAAGACAAAGGAGACAGCAACAGCTCTGCAGGATGGAAG AATTCCATCCGGCACAACCTGTCCCTGCACAGCCGTTTTGTCCGTGTCCAAAATGAGGGAACGGGAAAGAGCTCATGGTGGATGATAAATCCCGAAGGTGGGAGGGGAGGCAAGGCGCCACGTCGTCGTGCGGTCTCCATGGACAATGGAAACAAGTACACCAAGGGCGCACGAGGACGCGCTGCTAAAAAGAAGGCAACATTACAGGCTGCCCAAGAGGGATCGCTGGAGAACGTGTCTACTGGAGGTCTGTCCAAGTGGCCAGGAAGTCCTACGTCACGCAGCAGCGACGAACTAGATTCCTGCTGGACTGACTTTCGCTCACGGACAAACTCCAACGCTAGCACAATTAGCGGACGTCTATCACCTATCCTAGCCAATACAGAGCTGGATGAGGTTCCAGACGATGAGTTGGGCCCACCCCTGTCTCCAATGCTTTACTCGAGTTCCAGCAGCCTTTCTCCtccctcttcatcctcttcaaACTCCAAACAATGCCCAGCTGAGCTTCCACGACTAGGCACAATGAATCTCAATGATGGGCTAACTGACAACCATATGGGCAACTTGTTGGAAAATGTAACACTTGCACCATCAACACAGGCAGGTCAAGATAGTTCCACTTTCACTTTTGGGAGCACCACTTCCACTCCaggctcctcctcttcctcaccaAATGGTGCCAGTAGTACTGGAGGGTTCAGTAATTCTATTTTTGGTCCCTCCACTGGAGCATTACGCCAGACGCCTATGCAGACCATTCAGGAGAACAAGCAATCATCTTTCTcgagcattacatgttttggGAACACCACCCTCCAGGAGCTGCTGAACTCAGACTCGCTAGGCTCCCACAGCCACAGTGATGTCATGATGACACAATCTGACCCACTCATATCACAAACCAGTGCAGCCGTTGCTTCTCAGAGTTCTCGCCTTCGCAATGGCCTCATGCACCCCAAAGACCCTATGATGTCCTCCTTCAGTTCTGGGTTTAAAGgtcagaacaaccttctccAGAACAATCGACATCATCAGGGCTCCACCGCCCAGACAGCACTGCACTCGCTTCCCAAAAATGGTCTCCCAAGCCTGGCCAATGACATCAATAACGTGGTATCCGCCAAGCAGCACCTCCAGCAGCACTCGTCCATGTTGCTGAGCGAGACTTCTGTTTACTCGGGGTTGAACGGCAGTAACGGAACGGGGATTTCAGGAACAGAACGCTTTCCCACAGACTTGGATTTGGACATATTCAACGGGAGTCTGGACTGCGATGTGGATTCCATAATCCGCTCAGACCTAATGGATGCTGACGGTCTAGACTTTAACTTTGATGCTTTGGTGCAAAATGGTGTCAGCCTGAACCCTGTTGGCAGCTTCAATGGGACAACACAGTCCAGTCAAAGCTGGGTGCCAGGCTGA